Proteins from a genomic interval of Stenotrophomonas maltophilia R551-3:
- a CDS encoding YggS family pyridoxal phosphate-dependent enzyme: MATPLPQILSNLHAAAEAAGRPDPRLLAVSKTQPAEAVAALAAQGQHAFGENYVQEALAKMQALQHLDLEWHLIGHLQSNKAEAVASHFDWVQSVDRPKLVTALARHRPVARGPLNVLIQVNIDDESSKHGCAPEDVDALAAAIAAEPSLRLRGLMAIPAPWPEAERRRDAFVRMRTLFQSLVTQHAQIDTLSMGMSSDYAEAIAEGATLVRIGTALFGARPRPA; the protein is encoded by the coding sequence GTGGCCACTCCCCTGCCCCAGATCCTGAGCAACCTGCACGCCGCCGCCGAGGCCGCTGGCAGGCCCGATCCACGCCTGCTGGCGGTGTCCAAGACCCAGCCGGCCGAGGCCGTGGCCGCGCTGGCCGCACAGGGCCAGCACGCCTTCGGCGAGAACTACGTGCAGGAAGCACTGGCCAAGATGCAGGCGCTGCAGCACCTGGACCTGGAATGGCACCTGATCGGCCACTTGCAGTCGAACAAGGCCGAGGCCGTGGCCAGCCACTTCGACTGGGTGCAGAGCGTGGACCGGCCCAAGCTGGTGACCGCGCTGGCACGCCATCGCCCCGTCGCACGCGGCCCGCTGAACGTGCTGATCCAGGTCAACATCGACGACGAATCCAGCAAGCACGGCTGTGCACCAGAGGATGTGGACGCGCTGGCTGCCGCCATTGCCGCCGAACCCAGCCTGCGCCTGCGCGGTCTGATGGCGATTCCCGCACCGTGGCCCGAGGCCGAGCGCCGCCGGGATGCATTCGTGCGCATGCGCACACTTTTCCAGTCGTTGGTTACCCAGCACGCGCAGATCGACACGCTGTCGATGGGCATGAGCAGCGACTACGCCGAGGCCATCGCCGAGGGCGCCACCCTGGTGCGTATCGGCACCGCTCTGTTCGGCGCGCGCCCGCGCCCGGCCTGA
- a CDS encoding type IV pilus twitching motility protein PilT — protein sequence MDIAELLAFSVKNKASDLHLSAGLPPMIRVDGDVRRINIPALDHKQVHALVYDIMSDKQRRDYEEFLEVDFSFEIPSLARFRVNAFNQNRGAGAVFRTIPSEVLTLEDLACPPLFREVIQQPQGLILVTGPTGSGKSTTLAAMIDYINKNEYGHILTVEDPIEFVHTSQKCLINQREVHRDTHGFNEALRSALREDPDIILVGELRDLETIRLALTAAETGHLVFGTLHTSSAAKTIDRIIDVFPAGEKPMVRSMLSESLRAVISQALLKKVGGGRTAAWEIMVGTPAIRNLIREDKVAQMYSAIQTGQQYGMMTLDQHLQDLVKRSLITRNQAREYAKDKRLFE from the coding sequence ATGGATATCGCCGAGCTGTTGGCGTTTTCCGTAAAGAACAAAGCGTCCGACCTGCACCTGTCCGCAGGCCTGCCGCCGATGATCCGCGTGGACGGCGACGTGCGCCGGATCAACATCCCAGCCCTGGACCACAAACAGGTCCACGCGCTGGTGTACGACATCATGTCCGACAAGCAGCGCCGCGATTACGAGGAATTCCTCGAAGTGGACTTCTCCTTCGAGATCCCGTCGCTGGCGCGCTTCCGTGTCAATGCGTTCAACCAGAACCGCGGCGCCGGTGCGGTGTTCCGTACCATTCCGTCCGAGGTGCTCACCCTCGAGGACCTGGCCTGCCCGCCGCTGTTCCGCGAAGTGATCCAGCAGCCGCAGGGCCTGATCCTGGTCACCGGCCCGACCGGTTCGGGCAAGTCGACCACGCTGGCGGCGATGATCGACTACATCAACAAGAACGAGTACGGCCACATCCTCACCGTCGAGGATCCGATCGAATTCGTGCACACCTCGCAGAAGTGCCTGATCAACCAGCGCGAAGTGCACCGTGATACGCATGGCTTCAACGAAGCGCTGCGCTCGGCACTGCGTGAGGATCCGGACATCATCCTGGTCGGCGAACTGCGTGACCTGGAAACCATCCGCCTGGCGCTGACCGCGGCGGAAACCGGCCACCTTGTGTTCGGGACCCTGCACACCAGTTCGGCCGCCAAGACCATCGACCGCATCATTGACGTGTTCCCGGCCGGCGAAAAGCCGATGGTGCGCTCGATGCTGTCCGAGTCGCTGCGTGCAGTGATCTCGCAGGCGCTGCTGAAGAAGGTCGGCGGCGGTCGTACCGCTGCGTGGGAAATCATGGTCGGCACCCCGGCCATCCGCAACCTGATCCGGGAGGACAAGGTCGCGCAGATGTATTCGGCCATCCAGACCGGCCAGCAGTACGGCATGATGACCCTGGACCAGCACTTGCAGGACCTGGTCAAGCGCAGCCTGATCACCCGCAACCAGGCCCGCGAGTACGCCAAGGACAAGCGTCTGTTCGAGTAA
- a CDS encoding PilT/PilU family type 4a pilus ATPase, giving the protein MNTTATTIDFTSFLKLMAHQRASDLFITAGMPPAMKVNGKISPITQTPLTPQQSRDLVLNVMTPAQREEFEKTHECNFAIGLSGVGRFRVSCFYQRNQVGMVLRRIETRIPTVEELSLPPIIKTLAMTKRGIILFVGATGTGKSTSLAAMIGYRNQNSTGHIITIEDPIEFVHKHEGCIITQREVGIDTDSWEAALKNTLRQAPDVIMIGEVRTREGMDHAIAFAETGHLVLCTLHANNANQAMDRIVNFFPEDRRNQLLMDLSLNLKGVVAQQLVPSPDGRSRKVAMEILLGTPLVQDYIRDGEIHKLKEVMKDSVQLGMKTFDQSLFELYQAGEISYEDALRYADSQNEVRLRIKLSQGGDARTLSQGLDGVEISEIR; this is encoded by the coding sequence GTGAACACCACCGCCACCACCATCGATTTCACATCGTTCCTCAAGCTGATGGCGCACCAGCGCGCCTCGGACCTGTTCATCACTGCAGGCATGCCGCCGGCGATGAAGGTCAACGGCAAGATCTCGCCGATCACGCAGACACCACTGACCCCGCAGCAGAGCCGCGACCTGGTGCTGAACGTGATGACCCCGGCGCAGCGCGAAGAGTTCGAAAAGACCCACGAGTGCAACTTCGCCATCGGCCTGTCCGGTGTCGGCCGCTTCCGTGTCAGCTGCTTCTACCAGCGCAACCAGGTGGGCATGGTGCTGCGTCGTATCGAGACGCGCATTCCCACCGTGGAAGAGCTGAGCCTGCCGCCGATCATCAAGACGCTGGCGATGACCAAGCGCGGCATCATCCTGTTCGTCGGCGCCACCGGTACCGGTAAATCGACCTCGCTGGCAGCGATGATCGGCTACCGCAACCAGAACTCGACCGGCCACATCATAACCATCGAAGACCCGATCGAATTCGTGCACAAGCATGAAGGCTGCATCATCACCCAGCGCGAAGTCGGCATCGATACCGACAGCTGGGAAGCCGCGCTGAAGAACACCCTGCGCCAGGCGCCCGATGTGATCATGATCGGCGAAGTGCGTACCCGCGAAGGCATGGACCACGCCATCGCGTTCGCCGAAACCGGCCACCTGGTGCTGTGCACCCTGCATGCCAATAACGCCAACCAGGCGATGGATCGCATCGTCAACTTCTTCCCGGAAGATCGTCGCAACCAGTTGCTGATGGATCTGTCGCTGAACCTGAAGGGCGTGGTTGCGCAGCAGCTGGTGCCGTCGCCCGATGGCCGCTCGCGCAAGGTGGCGATGGAGATCCTGCTGGGCACGCCGCTGGTGCAGGACTACATCCGCGATGGCGAGATCCACAAGCTGAAGGAAGTGATGAAGGATTCGGTCCAGCTGGGCATGAAGACCTTCGACCAGAGCCTGTTCGAGCTGTACCAGGCCGGCGAGATCAGCTACGAGGACGCACTGCGCTACGCCGATTCGCAGAACGAAGTGCGCCTGCGCATCAAGCTCAGCCAGGGCGGCGACGCGCGCACCCTGTCGCAGGGGCTGGATGGCGTGGAGATCTCCGAGATCCGGTGA